Proteins encoded in a region of the Vicia villosa cultivar HV-30 ecotype Madison, WI linkage group LG5, Vvil1.0, whole genome shotgun sequence genome:
- the LOC131605288 gene encoding uncharacterized protein LOC131605288: MSAVDIAHSYCEHVDKLFPDSLTPKSQKSQKSSNKGARISKPPPTLIPLKISIIEEMSIPPKISFIEDMSVFMHPYIKQIVDVAGDVNCSYRVVSVLLGNGEGSHTLVRHQLIQELKMHKDSYMRLYGEEAKFEAVNEALVPWMGAYAPMSKWMKLS, encoded by the coding sequence ATGTCGGCTGTAGATATTGCTCATTCGTATTGCGAGCATGTCGATAAACTTTTTCCTGACTCACTGACTCCTAAAtctcaaaaatctcaaaaaagttcAAACAAAGGAGCTCGCATAAGCAAACCGCCTCCAACACTTATCCCACTAAAAATTTCAATCATCGAAGAAATGTCCATTCCACCGAAAATTTCATTCATCGAAGATATGTCGGTTTTTATGCACCCTTACATCAAGCAGATCGTAGATGTTGCGGGGGACGTTAATTGCAGTTACCGAGTCGTCTCGGTGTTGCTTGGTAATGGAGAGGGTAGCCATACGCTTGTCCGTCATCAACTCATCCAAGAGTTGAAGATGCATAAAGACTCGTACATGCGGTTATATGGAGAGGAAGCTAAATTTGAAGCGGTTAACGAAGCTCTTGTTCCTTGGATGGGCGCTTACGCACCAATGTCAAAATGGATGAAATTATCATAA
- the LOC131607151 gene encoding NAC domain-containing protein 6, which produces MEDINMSTEEITLPGFRFHPTEEELLDFYLKNMVIGKKLRYDVIGFLNIYHHDPCDLPGLSKVGEREWYFFVPRDKKHGSGGRPNRTTEKGFWKATGSDRKIVTLSDPKRIIGLRKTLVFYEGRAPRGSKTDWVMNEYRLPDNSPLPKDIVLCKIYRKATSLKVLEQRAAEEEEMKQMVVGSPTSPPSSTDTISFNYTQQDQHVPIPLLFQQVIPKKESQHEIEPKTKTETHNMVSEAIMTEKPCYEKTITQMKDNNNKKACGTSLQLPLGKDNVPELQLPMVTDWTQDTFWTQLNSPWLQNWTAYSNILNF; this is translated from the exons ATGGAAGACATCAACATGAGTACTGAAGAAATAACACTTCCTGGATTCAGATTTCACCCTACGGAAGAAGAACTCCTTGATTTCTATCTTAAAAATATGGTTATTGGCAAGAAACTTCGTTACGATGTCATCGGTTTTCTCAACATCTATCACCATGATCCTTGTGACTTGCCAG gtttgtcTAAGGTTGGTGAAAGAGAATGGTATTTCTTTGTGCCAAGGGACAAAAAACATGGTAGTGGAGGAAGGCCTAACCGCACAACTGAAAAAGGGTTCTGGAAAGCAACCGGTTCGGACCGAAAAATCGTGACGTTGTCCGATCCGAAGCGGATCATCGGGTTGAGGAAGACGTTGGTTTTCTATGAGGGAAGAGCTCCACGAGGAAGCAAGACCGATTGGGTCATGAATGAGTATCGTTTACCTGACAATAGCCCCTTGCCTAAG GACATAGTGTTGTGCAAGATATATAGAAAGGCAACTTCGTTGAAAGTGCTTGAACAAAGAGCagcagaagaagaagagatgaaaCAAATGGTGGTTGGTTCTCCTACATCCCCACCTTCCTCTACGGACACAATCTCCTTTAACTACACACAACAAGACCAACACGTGCCGATACCGTTATTGTTCCAACAAGTTATTCCTAAGAAAGAATCTCAACACGAAATTGaaccaaaaacaaaaacagaaaCTCATAACATGGTTTCTGAGGCCATTATGACAGAGAAACCATGTTATGAAAAAACGATCACTCAGATGAaagataataataacaaaaaggcTTGTGGAACATCCTTGCAATTGCCATTAGGGAAGGACAATGTTCCTGAGTTACAGTTACCTATGGTAACGGATTGGACTCAAGATACCTTTTGGACTCAGCTTAACAGTCCTTGGCTACAAAACTGGACTGCTTACTCCAACATCCTCAATTTCTAG